ATTCATGCATGTCCGGTCTCCTATAACTATCGAGACAGTTTGTTCATCACTTTCCGACAAAAAGGTGGTGTAATGGAAAGATTATACAAAGTAGAAAAAGTAATTGTAATAGACCCAAGAAGTGATTCAATGATTGAAGTAGTGGCCGAAAGCGAACCTTTATATAAAGAGAGAATCCTATCTTATATTAGAGAAAGAAAAAGTAAATATGGTTTTAACCATGATGAAGAATATAGATTTTATGTTTTGTCTGAAAAGGAAATCATCTCTTTGCCACATACCCCTCATCCCGAGAGAAATAATTCTGGCCCTAGATATTATTCGTTATCAGAAATCTTAAGTGGTAAGGAAATAGTATAATGTTCTTCTTTTGATAGTGGATATGAGTGGGAATAATAGAAAACTAGAACTTTTAGGTATATAAACCTTGGAAATCTTATAGTACTTTTATCAACACCGACTCTAATTATTCCAAATCGCCTATGAACTGAATTCTTGAAATACTTTACGAAAGATGTCTTGTAGGGGAGGTGTAATCTTTGATTTGTAAGGAGATTTACAACAATTTTTCGTTTGCAATTTTCTCTACAGCTGGAATATCAGCAGGGGCAAAATTCATTTCGGTGATTTCCTCTCGCGACACCCATTTCGTTTCAGCATGTTCTAATGCAACGGGTTGTCCATCAACAAGTTTAGCCATATACGTTTCAAGGCGAACAATCACTTTTTCATATTCATATGTCGTATCTTCAACTTTCTCTCCAACTTCAATCGAGCAGTTGAACTCTTCTTTAATTTCGCGTGTTAATGCCTGTTCTGGGGTCTCGCCAGCTTCAATTTTCCCACCTGGAAACTCCCAGTAGTTTGCTAATGACATCTCAGGGCCTCTTAACGCACAGAAGATTTCATTCTTATCATTTTCAATAATTGCGCCAACAACGTGGACTGTTTTTTTCATTATGTAAAACCACCTTTATTTTATATTACCTTATTTCGTCAAATGATATTTAATATTCTAACTAATTGATTATAACTATACTAAAGGAAAAGTTATTCATTTAAGTAATGAAGGAAATAGCTATCGATGTATGAATATAAGTAAGTATTCATTTAATGGAATTTAAGTACTTATTATATAACAGCAAGATTATATAAACTTTATATTCGCCTTAACTTCACTAAACAAAAAAACACAAACCTATAAAAGATAGATTTGCGTTTTAAAATACCAATACACACAAGTCAACTAATTAAACAAATTAATAGTCGTAATAATAATCGGCATCCCGAATACGTCAATCAAGAAGGCACCCACGATTGGCACGACGAGGTAGGCTTTACGAGATGGGCCAAATTTGTCTACAGCTGCTGCCATGTTGGCCATCGCGTTTGGTGTAGCACCTAGACCGTGACCAAGGAAACCGGACACCATAATCGCTGCATCGTAGTTTTTCCCAAGTGCGCGGAAAAGAATAAACATCGCAAATAATACGATAAAGATAACTTGAGCTAATACGATTACTAGTAATGGTAAAGCTAAGCCTGCAATTTCCCATAACTTAATGCTCATTAATGCCATTGATAAGAAAATACCAAGGGAAATATCACCGATTAGGCTGATTTCTTTCATATTAATTGCTTGCGGTTTGATGCGATCAACAATGTTACGTACAATAACAGCTACGAACATAGCACCAACATAACCTGGTAATGCGAAGCTTGTTAAATTAGAGAACAGTTCTCCCACAAACGTCCCAGCAGCCATACAGAAAGTGATTAAAAATACTTGTAACATAAATGATTTTTCAGTCACTGGACGTTCGTCTTTTTCAACATACTCTTCAGTTTCATCGGCTGATGGCTTTAAATTAAATTTACGAACTAAATATTGTACGACTGGTCCACCGACTAGTCCTCCAGCAACTAAACCGCATGTGGCAGCAGCCATACCAACTGATAGGGCAGAAGAGACACCGAAGCCTTCAATTGTTTCCCCGTAAGCAGCCGCGGCACCATGTCCACCTTCCATAGAAACCGCCCCTGTCATTACACCAAGTAATGGATGAAGACCAAGTACTTGAGCTAATGAAACACCAATGACATTTTGCATTAACGCTAAAAATCCACATGCTATCCAGTAGATAATTAGTAATTTGCCCCCTAATTTAACAAGCTTAAAACTTGCTCCAAGACCAACAGTCGTAAAGAACGTAATCATGAAAATAGACTGTAATGAAGTATCTAATGTAAATTCAATTATCCCAAAACTTTTTAAAGCCGTTGCAATAATCGCAAATAATAACCCTCCAACTACAGGTGCTGGAATACAGTATCGATTTAAAAAATTGACCCTTTTTACTAAAAACGAACCGATTAAAAATAATGTAACAGCTAAACATAATGTTGTAATCTGATTGAATTCCATATATATCCCCCTTTAATTATTTATATACTGCATTACAACCTCATTTATAAAATAAGCTCCTAATTTTGTAGTTTGATTGTTTACATCCAATGAAGGGTTGATTTCACATATACTAAAGCTTACTGTTTTTTTTGACGAAACCATTTTACGTAAAATTTCACGTACCTTTATTGCAGATAAACCAAACGGTGAGGGTGCACTAACCCCAGGTGCTTCCGCTGCACTTAAAACATCCATACAAAGGGTAACGAGTAAAACATCATGTGTCCTCATAAAGTGATCTAGCGCTTCAGTAAACTTAACGGAATTCAATTGCTCATCTAAAAAGTATTGGACCTTATAATGATCCGCGGTATTAAATAATGCAGTGGTGTTTCCATACTGTTGGATACCGCACACGAAATAGTTCGTATTGGGATCCTCATCTAAAATTTGCCTGAACATTGTCCCTGATGAGGTTTGCTTGTCATATTCTCGTAAATCAAAATGCGCATCAATATTTAATAAACCAATTGAAGCTTCTGGACCTACTGCTTTTCGTACACCTAAATACTGGCCATATAGCGTTTCATGTCCGCCTCCAAGGATAATGGCTTTTCCGTATTTTAAAATATCGGAAACTTTATCACCTAGCTCTTGTTGAGCACTCTTCAAATCATGACCTTCACAAATGACATTTCCAAAATCTATTAGTGATTTATCATTGGTATGATGACGCCACGGTAGTGATGCTAGTTGTTTTCGTATTGCAAAGGGTGCTTCTTTTGCACCGGTTCGACCTTGGTTGCGCCTTACTCCTTCATCACAAGCAAAACCGATTAATACTATCGAATCTTGCTCCATTGTCGTAGTTGTTTTAACAACCTGGTGATAACGAAAGTAAGTATGATCTGTTTTATGATCGATTCGACCTTGCCAAATCTCTGAATCTGCTTTTCTATACATAGAGGTCACCTTCTGAAAACTGAAAATTTTATATATTCATTATATTTTCTGATCATTTATAATATCAAATACTTATTTTTTATAATATAATAGTTTCAAACTATAAATGGGGTGGGAAGATGGATTTACGGAAGATGTATTACTTCGATGCAACAGTGAAGTACCGAAGTTTTTCAAGAGCTGCAAAAGCCTTACATATTTCACAGCCATCATTAAGTAATGCAATTAAAACATTGGAAGGGGAAATTGGTGCTCCGCTCATTGAACGAACGACAAAACAATTTCAATTAACAGAATTAGGCCTTCAATTTTATGAGCGATCGAAAAACTTAATTTCACAATTTGAGTTAGTGGAGCTGGAGCTAAAAGAATTAGCAAAAGGGGAAAATATAGAAATTCGTTTAGGTATGATTGAATCAGCGAATTATTTATTTTCACAGGTTATCATTGAATATCGAAAACTATTCCCACACAATCAAATTACATTAATTGATACATTATATAATCAAACTGTACGCCAAGCATTATTAGATTTAGATGTACATGGTGTCATTACGAACCAGCATATTGTAGATGCTGAAATTAAGAGCGAATTATTATATAACGAGCCATATGTTGTCCTAATAAATAGAGATCATCCATTTGCTATAAAGGATCAGATAACACTTGTAGATTTTACTGAAGAATCATTAATAATTGGTATGCCAGAATTTCAAACGAGTGCACAAATATTAAAAGTATTCAAACAGGAAAATGTGAAGCCAAATATTCAATATAAAATTGAACGATTTGAAATGATAAAGGT
Above is a genomic segment from Lysinibacillus sp. PLM2 containing:
- the hutG gene encoding formimidoylglutamase encodes the protein MYRKADSEIWQGRIDHKTDHTYFRYHQVVKTTTTMEQDSIVLIGFACDEGVRRNQGRTGAKEAPFAIRKQLASLPWRHHTNDKSLIDFGNVICEGHDLKSAQQELGDKVSDILKYGKAIILGGGHETLYGQYLGVRKAVGPEASIGLLNIDAHFDLREYDKQTSSGTMFRQILDEDPNTNYFVCGIQQYGNTTALFNTADHYKVQYFLDEQLNSVKFTEALDHFMRTHDVLLVTLCMDVLSAAEAPGVSAPSPFGLSAIKVREILRKMVSSKKTVSFSICEINPSLDVNNQTTKLGAYFINEVVMQYINN
- the mutT1 gene encoding NUDIX hydrolase, whose product is MKKTVHVVGAIIENDKNEIFCALRGPEMSLANYWEFPGGKIEAGETPEQALTREIKEEFNCSIEVGEKVEDTTYEYEKVIVRLETYMAKLVDGQPVALEHAETKWVSREEITEMNFAPADIPAVEKIANEKLL
- a CDS encoding sodium/glutamate symporter — protein: MEFNQITTLCLAVTLFLIGSFLVKRVNFLNRYCIPAPVVGGLLFAIIATALKSFGIIEFTLDTSLQSIFMITFFTTVGLGASFKLVKLGGKLLIIYWIACGFLALMQNVIGVSLAQVLGLHPLLGVMTGAVSMEGGHGAAAAYGETIEGFGVSSALSVGMAAATCGLVAGGLVGGPVVQYLVRKFNLKPSADETEEYVEKDERPVTEKSFMLQVFLITFCMAAGTFVGELFSNLTSFALPGYVGAMFVAVIVRNIVDRIKPQAINMKEISLIGDISLGIFLSMALMSIKLWEIAGLALPLLVIVLAQVIFIVLFAMFILFRALGKNYDAAIMVSGFLGHGLGATPNAMANMAAAVDKFGPSRKAYLVVPIVGAFLIDVFGMPIIITTINLFN
- a CDS encoding LysR family transcriptional regulator yields the protein MDLRKMYYFDATVKYRSFSRAAKALHISQPSLSNAIKTLEGEIGAPLIERTTKQFQLTELGLQFYERSKNLISQFELVELELKELAKGENIEIRLGMIESANYLFSQVIIEYRKLFPHNQITLIDTLYNQTVRQALLDLDVHGVITNQHIVDAEIKSELLYNEPYVVLINRDHPFAIKDQITLVDFTEESLIIGMPEFQTSAQILKVFKQENVKPNIQYKIERFEMIKVLVEKGLGIAILPKHYVSQHLSENLLTRPVHNEFLNRNVYLCTMKDRTFPESILKLFELIRAMG